From the genome of Gryllotalpicola protaetiae:
CGCATCGCTCACGCCCTCGCCGAGTCGGGCGCGCTGCTGCGCGAGACGGTCACCCAGCTGCATCCTGCGGTGCTGGAGCAGGCGGGCCTTGCCAGGGCGCTGCACGAGCTGGGGGACGGCATGTCCGGCCGCGGCGGGCTGCGGGTCACGGTCGAGACGGATGCCTGGCCGGAGGCCGCCACAGGCTGGGACGCCCTGCTCTACGGCAGCGCGCGCGAGCTTCTGGCCAATGTCGCGAAGCACGCCCGGGCGGCCACCGCCGCCGTGTCGCTGAGCTCTCGCGACGGCAACGTGGTGCTGGTCGTCGCAGATGACGGCGTCGGCCTGAGCGAGACGGCACGACAGGCACGGCTCGCCGAGGGGCACATCGGGCTCGCGTCGCTGCAGACGCGGATCGCCGCAGCCTCCGGCGAGCTCGTCATCGAGCCGGGACGTCCACGGGGGACGACCGTGACGATCATGGTGCCGCTCGCATGAGGCGCGCAGCTGCGGCCGCGGCGCGCGGCGGTGCGGGGCTAGTCGAGCAGGCCGCGGCGCATCGCCTCTGCCACTGCGGCCGCCCGGTCGGAGACGCCGAGCTTCTCGTAGAGCCGCTGCGTGTGCGTCTTCACCGTGCTCTGCCCCAGGAACAGCTCCGCGGCCAGCTGCGGTATCGAGAGTCCGCGGGCGAAGCCCCGGAGCACCTGCGTCTCGCGTTCGCTGAGCACCGGTCCCGCCGATTGGGCGCGCAGCCGGATCTGATCGACGAGCCCTGCGGCGAGCTCGGGCGGCACGACCGGAATCCCCTTCGCCGCCTTCAGCACGGCATCCACGATCTCGCCCCGCGATGCCTCCTTCGAGAGGTATCCGCTCGCGCCCTCCTCGAGCGCCCGGTAGACGACGGCGCTGTCGGTCACAGCGGACAGCAGCAGAACCCGCGTCGGGAGCCCGTCGCGCGTCACCGCGTGCACGACCGCCATGCCGTCGAGCTCGGGCATCTGATAGTCGACGAGGGCGACATCGGGGCGCTCGCGCGCGATCAGGTCAAGCCCCTCTCGTCCGTTCCCGGCCTCGCCGACAACCCGGATGTACCCGCTGTTGCTCAAGCCCCGCGTCACGCCGTCGCGGAAGAAGGGGTGGTCGTCGACGACGACCACGGTGATCGGCTGGCTCTTCGTCGACATGCGTCGTCTCTCCTCACCTCGCGAGGTGCCCGGGGGCGCCGGGGCCCATGGTACAGACGGGGCGGCCGTGCCCGGGCCCCGCACGGCCCGGACGGCTCAGGCGCCGCCGCCCATCTGGCTGTTGCCGAAGGTCAGCTGGTGGATGAGGGCGCTGTCGGTCGCCGAATCCATTACCCCGGTCTGGGGCAGACCCGCCACGCGCTGGAGGTCCATGATCGCCTGCCGCGTCTGAGGCCCCATGAGCCCGTCGTCCGGGCCCTCGTAGTAGTTGAGCTGCCCGAGCTCGCGCTGCAGGCTCGCCACGGCGGCGCTGGGCGCGACGGCGGGCACGACGGGGTGCTGAGGAGCGACGGGGTGCTGAGGAGAGACGGAGCCGCCCTGCGAGATCGGCTGCCCCGTGGTCGCGTGGCCCGGAGCGGGGCTCACGTGTGCGGAGGCGTGGTGGCCCGAGACGCTGCCGTCGTCGGCGACCGCGATGCCCGAGGCCGCCATGGCGCCGACGATGCCGAGGCCGGCCGCGACGACCGCGATGACCTTGAGGGGGCGGACCCGGCGGTCCGTGCGGGTGGTGGTGTCGATGCTGGTGGTCATGATGTTCTCCTTCGATCTTCAGACCCGGGTTCTCCCGGGCCGGTGAGACCACTGTCGGCCGGCCGGCGTCACCGACCCGTCGGCCGCTCGGACGATCGGCCGGCTGAACGCGCCGTCAACCGATCGGCCTCCCCCACGCGGCCGGCGGAAGTCGGAGGCTGCTCGTGCTGCTGATCGTCTCGTTGGTCTGCGCCCTCGCCTCCGCGGCCGCGTACGGCGCGTCGAGCGCCGCGCAGCACGCCGCGATGGGCGAGGGCGACGGGCGGACGGCGCGGGCGAGGACGCGCTGGCGTGAGCTGCTCCGCTCCCCGCGCTGGCTGTTCGGGATGGGTGGGGACGCCCTCGGGATGGTGCTGCAGATCGCGGCGCTCGCAGCCGGCCCCGTCGCGCTGGTGCAGCCGGTTCTCGTGCTGGCGCTCCCGATCTCCCTGCCGTTCTCGCGGGCGCTCGGCGGTCCGCGGCCGACGACACGCGACTACCTCGGCTGCGCCTGGATGCTCGCCGGACTGATCGGCTTCTTCCTGCTCATCGGGCGGCCGGGGGATGCCAGACCCGCACAGCCGGCCGCGGTCCTGACCGCGGCAGCCGTCTCGTCGGCCCTCGGCGGGCTGCTGATCGCGCTCGCGGCGCGGGCACGGCCGGCCGTGAAGGCCGCCGTGTTCGGCGGCGTCGCCGGGTGCTGGTTCGGATTGGTCGCCGTGCTGATCGACGCCTGCGCCGCGACATGGGCGCGCGCCGGCATCGCCGGCTTCGCCGGTCCGGGCGGTCTCGTGCCGCTGATCGTTCTCCTCGTGCTCGGCGGCGTCAGCATCGCGCTGACGCAGCTCGCCTTCCGCGCAGGCCCTCTGGCGGCGGCGTTCCCGGCGAACCTCGCCGCCGACCCCGTCATC
Proteins encoded in this window:
- a CDS encoding DMT family transporter — protein: MLLIVSLVCALASAAAYGASSAAQHAAMGEGDGRTARARTRWRELLRSPRWLFGMGGDALGMVLQIAALAAGPVALVQPVLVLALPISLPFSRALGGPRPTTRDYLGCAWMLAGLIGFFLLIGRPGDARPAQPAAVLTAAAVSSALGGLLIALAARARPAVKAAVFGGVAGCWFGLVAVLIDACAATWARAGIAGFAGPGGLVPLIVLLVLGGVSIALTQLAFRAGPLAAAFPANLAADPVIAVALGALLVHEVVPVTAGHLVGYAAAVAAVVYGAVRLASGRKA
- a CDS encoding response regulator, yielding MSTKSQPITVVVVDDHPFFRDGVTRGLSNSGYIRVVGEAGNGREGLDLIARERPDVALVDYQMPELDGMAVVHAVTRDGLPTRVLLLSAVTDSAVVYRALEEGASGYLSKEASRGEIVDAVLKAAKGIPVVPPELAAGLVDQIRLRAQSAGPVLSERETQVLRGFARGLSIPQLAAELFLGQSTVKTHTQRLYEKLGVSDRAAAVAEAMRRGLLD
- a CDS encoding peptidoglycan-binding domain-containing protein, which produces MTTSIDTTTRTDRRVRPLKVIAVVAAGLGIVGAMAASGIAVADDGSVSGHHASAHVSPAPGHATTGQPISQGGSVSPQHPVAPQHPVVPAVAPSAAVASLQRELGQLNYYEGPDDGLMGPQTRQAIMDLQRVAGLPQTGVMDSATDSALIHQLTFGNSQMGGGA